A single genomic interval of Acidobacteriota bacterium harbors:
- a CDS encoding 2-isopropylmalate synthase gives MGNVKAGNASSTPGNRVRIFDTTLRDGEQSPGCSMNTPEKLRMARQLEDLGVDILEAGFPIASTGDFEAVRQVAQQAGNKITIAALARCAQADIERSAEALEPASRARIHVFLATSDIHLEHKLKITRSEALERIGNAVRLARKLVEDVEFSCEDSTRTDRAFLCEAFKTAVEAGATTLNIPDTVGYTAPREYAEITALVRRAVGEGPILSVHCHDDLGLAVANSLAAVEAGARQIECTINGIGERAGNAALEEVVMALRVRHDLMPYTNGINTELLFPTSQLLSEIIGVPVQPNKAIVGRNAFAHEAGIHQDGVLKNALTYEIMTPQSVGVPTNMLVLGKHSGRHALLSRLEGLGYRIEAGQINDIYRRFSDLADRKKVVVEDDLIRLMQHHEQSLPAGV, from the coding sequence ATTGGCAACGTAAAAGCCGGCAACGCTTCATCCACTCCAGGCAATCGAGTGCGCATCTTCGACACCACGTTGCGCGACGGCGAGCAATCGCCAGGCTGCAGCATGAACACTCCGGAAAAACTGCGCATGGCCCGCCAGCTTGAAGATCTGGGCGTGGACATTCTGGAAGCCGGCTTCCCCATCGCCTCCACGGGAGACTTCGAGGCCGTGCGCCAGGTCGCCCAGCAGGCTGGGAATAAAATCACCATCGCTGCGCTGGCGCGTTGCGCCCAGGCCGATATCGAACGCTCCGCCGAGGCGCTGGAGCCCGCCAGCCGTGCGCGCATCCACGTTTTTCTGGCCACCTCCGACATTCATCTGGAACATAAGTTGAAGATCACTCGCAGCGAGGCTCTGGAGCGCATCGGCAACGCGGTGCGTCTGGCGCGCAAACTGGTGGAAGACGTCGAGTTTTCCTGCGAGGACTCGACGCGCACCGACCGCGCGTTTCTGTGCGAGGCCTTCAAGACCGCCGTGGAAGCCGGCGCGACCACGCTGAACATTCCTGACACCGTCGGCTACACCGCGCCGCGCGAGTACGCCGAGATCACCGCGCTGGTGCGGCGGGCAGTGGGCGAGGGTCCTATCCTGAGCGTGCATTGCCACGATGATCTGGGCCTGGCCGTCGCCAATTCATTGGCCGCGGTGGAGGCGGGCGCGCGGCAGATCGAATGCACCATCAACGGCATCGGCGAGCGGGCTGGCAACGCCGCGCTTGAAGAAGTGGTGATGGCGCTGCGCGTGCGCCACGATCTGATGCCCTACACCAACGGCATCAATACGGAACTGCTCTTTCCGACCAGCCAGTTGCTCAGCGAGATCATCGGCGTGCCGGTGCAACCAAACAAGGCCATCGTGGGCCGCAACGCGTTTGCGCACGAGGCAGGCATCCATCAGGACGGCGTGCTGAAGAACGCGCTGACGTATGAGATCATGACGCCGCAATCGGTCGGCGTGCCCACCAATATGCTGGTGCTGGGCAAGCACTCCGGTCGCCACGCGCTCTTAAGCCGCTTGGAAGGACTCGGCTATCGCATCGAGGCGGGTCAGATCAACGACATCTATCGCCGTTTCAGCGACCTCGCCGATCGCAAGAAAGTCGTCGTGGAAGATGACCTGATCCGGCTCATGCAGCACCACGAGCAATCCCTCCCCGCCGGGGTGTGA